Proteins encoded within one genomic window of Gammaproteobacteria bacterium:
- a CDS encoding GNAT family N-acetyltransferase produces MDILLRAARADDAASITALVNSAYRGDSGRQGWTTESDLLDGTRISLDTVRELLCASDCTVLVVQAAGRMVGCVELRPDGNRLYVGMLTVSPEAQGQGIGSRLMDAAGHHARALGLRSLVMTVISVRHELIAWYARLGFRPTGETRAFGFADESFGIPRMPLEFAVLEKPLD; encoded by the coding sequence ATGGACATCCTGTTGCGGGCCGCGCGTGCCGACGACGCCGCTTCGATCACGGCGCTGGTCAACTCGGCTTACCGTGGCGACTCGGGGCGGCAGGGCTGGACCACGGAATCCGATCTGCTGGATGGCACCCGCATCAGCCTCGACACGGTTCGTGAGCTGCTCTGCGCAAGCGACTGCACGGTGCTGGTCGTGCAAGCCGCGGGTCGCATGGTGGGCTGCGTGGAACTGCGCCCGGATGGCAACCGGCTTTATGTCGGCATGCTGACCGTGAGCCCGGAGGCGCAGGGTCAGGGCATCGGCTCACGCCTCATGGACGCCGCCGGGCACCACGCTCGCGCGCTCGGCCTGCGCAGCCTGGTCATGACGGTGATCTCCGTGCGCCATGAGCTCATCGCCTGGTATGCCCGCCTGGGTTTCCGGCCCACCGGTGAAACCCGTGCCTTCGGTTTTGCCGATGAGAGCTTCGGCATCCCGCGCATGCCGCTGGAGTTCGCCGTGCTGGAGAAGCCGCTGGACTGA
- the argH gene encoding argininosuccinate lyase, whose translation MSRLWDKGEALDARVLRYTAGEDHSLDERLVPYDVRGSIAHATMLHRQKLLQDADYDAICAGLQALAAEHAAGDWHIGLDDEDVHTALERRLTAKIGEAGKRVHLGRSRNDQLLTALRLYLLDAAAGLERGALEVAGALAALGQREAETALPGYTHMQQAMPSSVPLWAEGFAAEIRDDAAGIAGTRRRLAKSPLGSAAGYGVPGLPIDREATRKHLGFDSVQEPVTAVQISRGKGEAMLVFELCLLMQDLGRLAADLLLFYTQEFAFVTLPSGMTTGSSIMPQKRNPDVLELVRGATATLQGSLLEVLALPAKLPSGYQRDLQRMKGPLFRAIDVTAESCAVMKPLLDGVAFRPENIHLDAGIYAAGRANRLVLEEGLSFRDAYQRVAAELKKSGGA comes from the coding sequence ATGAGCAGGCTTTGGGACAAGGGCGAGGCGCTGGACGCCCGAGTGCTCCGCTACACGGCAGGCGAGGACCACAGCCTGGACGAGCGGCTGGTGCCGTACGACGTGCGCGGTTCCATCGCCCACGCCACCATGCTGCACCGGCAGAAGCTGCTGCAGGACGCCGACTACGACGCCATCTGCGCCGGCCTCCAGGCGCTGGCGGCAGAGCATGCCGCCGGTGACTGGCACATCGGCCTCGATGACGAGGATGTGCACACGGCCCTGGAACGCCGCCTCACCGCGAAGATCGGCGAGGCCGGCAAGCGCGTGCACCTCGGCCGTTCGCGCAACGACCAGCTGCTGACCGCCCTGCGGCTCTACCTGCTCGACGCCGCCGCCGGCCTCGAGCGCGGCGCACTGGAAGTGGCCGGGGCGCTGGCGGCCCTGGGCCAGCGCGAGGCGGAAACCGCGCTGCCCGGCTACACCCACATGCAGCAGGCGATGCCGAGTTCCGTACCCCTCTGGGCCGAGGGTTTCGCCGCCGAGATCCGCGACGACGCGGCGGGCATCGCCGGCACCCGCCGGCGCCTGGCGAAGAGCCCGCTCGGCAGTGCGGCAGGCTACGGCGTGCCTGGACTGCCCATAGACCGGGAGGCAACGCGCAAGCACCTCGGGTTCGACAGCGTGCAGGAACCGGTGACGGCGGTGCAGATCTCGCGCGGCAAGGGCGAGGCCATGCTGGTGTTCGAGCTCTGCCTGCTGATGCAGGACCTCGGCCGCCTCGCCGCCGACCTGCTGCTCTTCTACACGCAGGAGTTCGCCTTCGTGACACTGCCTTCCGGCATGACCACCGGCTCGTCGATCATGCCGCAGAAGCGCAATCCCGACGTGCTGGAGCTGGTGCGGGGCGCCACGGCCACCCTGCAGGGCTCGCTGCTGGAGGTGCTGGCGCTGCCGGCGAAGCTGCCTTCGGGCTACCAGCGCGATCTGCAGCGCATGAAGGGCCCGCTGTTTCGTGCCATCGACGTCACCGCCGAGAGTTGTGCCGTGATGAAGCCGCTGCTGGATGGCGTGGCCTTCCGTCCGGAGAACATCCACCTGGACGCCGGGATCTACGCGGCCGGCCGCGCCAATCGCCTGGTGCTGGAGGAAGGCCTGAGCTTCCGTGATGCGTACCAGCGCGTGGCGGCGGAGCTGAAGAAGTCCGGCGGAGCCTGA